ACTGCTGACCCCAGCGTGGCAGACGCGGCTCCCGTCGGGGTTAGTGTCATCCGCTACGGCCTCACACCAGAGGAGGGGCCGGAACTCTGGGCTGCCAACATCACGGCGCAAGGCCATCAGTTTCACTTTGACCTGCACGGGCCCACGGGTACCGTAACGGGTCTGCAGCTGGCGGTTCCCGGCTTCCACAACGTGGAAAATATGCTGGCCGCCACCTGCGTGGCCCAGCTGGAAGGCGTACAGCCTGATGTCCTGCGGGAAGCCGTGGCGGCCTACCGGGGCGTAAAGCGCCGCTTTGAGTTTGTGGTGACCACGCCCGAGCATGGTTACGTGGACGACTACGCCCACCACCCCCGGGAGATTGAGGCGTTTCTGCGCTCCATGCGCGCCCTGTACCCCGGTAAAACGCTGCGCGTTATCTTCCAGCCGCACCTGTTCACCCGCACCCGCGACTTCGTGGATGGCTTTGCGGAAAGCCTGAGCCTGGCCGATGAAGTAGTGCTGCTGGATATTTACCCGGCCCGAGAGCTGCCGCTTCCCGGCGTTACGTCGGAAATGATTTTGTCCAGGATTACCGCTCCCCGTAAGTCGTTGCAAACCAAGGAACAGGTGCTGGCCGCCGCCGAAGTAGACAATGATTTTGACGTGCTGGCCACCGTTGGGGCCGGCGACATCGACCAATTGGTGCCTCGATTAAAGAATATTTTAAATATTCGATGGAATGGAGTTGAAGCGTAAAGTAAATAACTTATTTTTCGCTACGGGTTGCCTTGTGCTGTTCACAGCGCTGGCCGTGTTTGCCGGTGTGCGGCAAGCCCAACGCCCTGTTAGCAATGTCATAGTTACCATTGGTAATGAGTTCAATAACTATTTTATCAGCGAGCAGGAAGTGACAGCACTACTGACGCGCAACGGCAACCAGCGCCTGGAAGGCGCCCGCCCCGAGGACCTCAACCTCAAGGGCCTGGAAGCGCGTCTCAAAGCCCATAGCTTCGTAAAAGATGCCCAGGTGTACCGAGACCTGGCTGGAAATTTGCACGCCGATGTGCGTCAGAACCGCCCCATTGCCCGTTTAGTGCACCCCGATACCCGCCAGGATAGCTACATTGATAATACTGGCAGCCGCCTGCCGCTGTCCGGGCTGTTCACGGCGCGCGTGGTGCCCATAGCCCGGCAGGGAGGCCAACCACTCCAAGCTGCATTTTTTCAGGATTCCACTGGTCATAGATATTTGGACTTCCTCCGGTTTATTGATGAGCATCCGTTCTGGCGGGCGCAGGTAGCCGAAGTATTTATTGGCCCCAATGGCAAACTATCGTTTACCCAGCAAGTAGGCGACCAGCGTGTAGAATTTGGCTTTCCCGAGAATATTTCGGAAAAATTTGCGAAACTAATGGTATTTTACCGTCAGATACCCCCTGTATTGGGCTGGGATACGTACCACCGCGTCAACGTTGAATTCAAAGATCAAATTATTTGTGAGTAAGCAAAAGCTTGCGCATACGCCTATAAAAGGCGTTTTTTGCAGAATATCCCCACCTTCTCTCCTTCAACATCACTCGCCCCAGTCCCATGCAACACGATAAGATTGTAGTCGGCCTCGACATTGGTACCACCAAAATCTGTGCTCTGGTAGGGCGCAGAAACGAGTTTGGCAAGCTGGAAATCCTGGGCATGGGCAAAGCCGTGTCGGAAGGCGTAGTGCGTGGCATTGTGTCGAACATCGATAAAACCGTGGATGCCATTAAAAAGGCCATCCGCCAGGCAGAGGAGCAATCCGGCATCAACATCGGCGTGGTAAACGTGGGTATTGCCGGACAGCACATCAAGAGCCTGCAGCACAACGGCAGCATCACGCGGGCAACCGCCGACAGCGAAATTACCGTGGAGGACGTGAACCGTCTGACCAACGATATGTA
The Hymenobacter sp. DG25B genome window above contains:
- a CDS encoding cell division protein FtsQ/DivIB, yielding MLFTALAVFAGVRQAQRPVSNVIVTIGNEFNNYFISEQEVTALLTRNGNQRLEGARPEDLNLKGLEARLKAHSFVKDAQVYRDLAGNLHADVRQNRPIARLVHPDTRQDSYIDNTGSRLPLSGLFTARVVPIARQGGQPLQAAFFQDSTGHRYLDFLRFIDEHPFWRAQVAEVFIGPNGKLSFTQQVGDQRVEFGFPENISEKFAKLMVFYRQIPPVLGWDTYHRVNVEFKDQIICE
- the murC gene encoding UDP-N-acetylmuramate--L-alanine ligase, with protein sequence MNPVAAFPYVYFLGIGGIGMSALARWFKANGHQVSGYDKTPTPLTEALTAEGILIHYDDAVSSLPAVVRENRAQTLVVLTPAIPKDHQEWAWLREQGYDIRKRSQVLGLLTAGRPTIAVAGTHGKTTTSSMVAHLLHHAGVDCAAFLGGISVNLGSNLLLPRATDTSAPVVVEADEYDRSFLTLHPTVAIVTSTDADHLDIYGDKEALVESFRQFVGQIQPGGTLIINHTADPSVADAAPVGVSVIRYGLTPEEGPELWAANITAQGHQFHFDLHGPTGTVTGLQLAVPGFHNVENMLAATCVAQLEGVQPDVLREAVAAYRGVKRRFEFVVTTPEHGYVDDYAHHPREIEAFLRSMRALYPGKTLRVIFQPHLFTRTRDFVDGFAESLSLADEVVLLDIYPARELPLPGVTSEMILSRITAPRKSLQTKEQVLAAAEVDNDFDVLATVGAGDIDQLVPRLKNILNIRWNGVEA